A DNA window from Hordeum vulgare subsp. vulgare chromosome 1H, MorexV3_pseudomolecules_assembly, whole genome shotgun sequence contains the following coding sequences:
- the LOC123451959 gene encoding mitochondrial import receptor subunit TOM7-1-like, which yields MAPPTRASAKQPKSGKALGRRGMSRAEAAAAADAAARRSATAREWRVWGEWAMGAAKVVAHYGFIPLVIAVGVIKSDPRPSLFQLLSPV from the coding sequence ATGGCGCCACCGACCCGCGCGTCCGCGAAGCAGCCGAAGTCGGGGAAGGCCCTCGGGCGGAGGGGCATGTCGcgcgcggaggcggcggcggcggcggacgcggCGGCGAGGCGCTCCGCGACGGCGCGGGAGTGGCGCGTGTGGGGCGAGTGGGCGATGGGCGCGGCCAAGGTGGTGGCGCACTACGGCTTCATCCCGCTCGTCATCGCCGTCGGCGTCATCAAGTCCGACCCAAGGCCCTCCCTGTTCCAGCTCCTCTCCCCGGTCTGA